In Kineosporia sp. NBRC 101731, the DNA window CGGCCAGGCGGCCGTGACGGACGAGGGCGAATTCCCAGCCGCCGCTGTCCCTCCGGCGGGCGCCGACGAGGTGGGGGACGGCCGCGATCGGCGCCAGACGCTGGGCGCGGGCCGCGCCCTTCAGGTAGGAGAGCAGCCGGTCGCGGTGCTCCGCGGCCTCCTCGTAGCGCTGCAGCTCGGAGAGTGACGTAGCGCGGCGCAGAGAGGCCTCCACCACCGGCGCGGCGTCGGAGAGCATGGCCTCGCGCACCTGAGTGACGATCTCGGAGTAGCCGATGATGTCGATGCCGCCGACGCAGGGAGCTCCGCAACGGCCCATTTCGGCCAGGATGCAGGCGCTCGCGTTCTTCGACGGGCGTTTGGGCAACCGGGGCGTGCAGCGACGCAGGGGATAGGCCTCGTACAGGGCCGCCACAGCCTGCTCAGCCTGCTCCTGCGACGAGAACGGCCCGGTGTAGGTGCCACCGTCGGCCTGGACGTCACGCACCACCGAGAGCCTCGGGTAGGCCTCGGCCGTGAGCTTCAGCCAGGGCTTGCGTTCGGGCTTCTTGGACCGGCGGTTGTAGGGCGGTGCGTGCTCGGCGATCAGCCGGATCTCCCGCACCCGGGCCTCGAGTGTGGTGGCGCACGGCACGGGGGTGACCCGGGCAGCCCGGGCCACCATCTCGCGCATGCGGCTGCGGTGCTCGGACGCGGTGAAGTAATTTCGCACCCGGGTGCGGATGTTCACCGAGGTGCCGATGTAAAGCACCTGGTCCTTCTCGTCGCGGAACATGTACACGCCCGGGCCGGACGGTAGACCGTCAGCGAGATGCCGCTTACGGCGCGTGCTCTCGGGCACCTTCGCGGAGAAGCCGCGCAGTTCGCCGAGCGTGGTGACACCGAGCGTGCCGATCCGGCCGAGCAGGGCGTGCAGCACGTGCACCGTGGCCCGGGCATCCTGCAGGGCGCGGTGATCGGGCTCGATGGGGGAGCCGAAGAGCGCGGCCAGAGTGTGCAGTTTGCGGTTGGGCGCCTCGTCGCGGCTGACGATGTGCCGGGCCAGCTTCACCGTGTCGATCACCGTGGGCGCTGGCCATTCGTGCCCCAGACGGTCGCACGCAGCCTTCACGAAACCCACGTCGTACGGTGCGTTGTGGGCCACCAGGACGCTGCCGGCGCAGAACTCCAGGAACGAGGGCAGCACGGCGCCCAGCGAGGGCGCGCCTGCGACCATCGAGTCGGTGATGCCGGTCAGGAGCGAGATGAAGGCGGGGATGGGGCTCTCGGGCCGGACCAGGGTCTGGAACTCGCCCAGCACCTCGCCGCCGCGGATCTTCACCGCGCCGATCTCGGTGATGCCACCGTCGGCCGGGGCGCCGCCGGTCGTCTCCAGGTCGAACACCACGAAGGTGACCTCGGACAGGATCTGGGGATCGGCCTCGCTCGCGCCGGACACCACGAGTTCTTCCGGCCAGAGCGCCTCCTGGGTGGGGGCCTCGGGTGTGGTGCTCATGAAGAGGACGGTATGCCCGACCACCGACAGTCTTGCGGCGGGCATCCCCTTCCAGGGCTTCCAGGGCTTCTAGGGCTTCTAGGGCTTCTAGGGCTTCTAGGGCTTCTAGGGCTTCCAGGGTCGCCAGGGGCCCCCGGGCGTTCTCCGGCCGGTTGCCGGGCCAAGACTGTCGGTGGTCGCCCTTAGCGTTCCTGTCATCGGCACCCAGCCGGTCGGGCCACCGCAGTTGCACGGGCCCGTGAGCATTTTCGGAGGGGCTCCATGCTGATCGACTGTGACGCCTGCGCCGTCCGTGGCCCGGCCTGCCGTGACTGTGTCGTCTCCGTCCTGCTGGGGGCGCCCGCGGCGCCGGTCCGGCACGTGAGTCACCTGTCTGTCCGCGGTGGTCCCGCACCCGCCACCGGTATCGATCTGGACGGCCAGGAGCAGGCGGCGATCGCTGCCCTGGCCGGCTCGGGGCTGGTGCCACCGCTGCGCCTGGTGGCCCGCCCCGTCGATCCCGATGAGGCGGGTGTTCTGAGCTGGGACCACGACCCCGGCGATTCCGGCTACCCCGAACGCCACCGCGGTCACTATGGGTCAGGTAATGATCACCGAGCGGCGGGCTGAGTCATACCGGGTGTCACTGGACCTAAAACGGACGAAAGGGTTCAAGGCTAGATTTACGGAACGTTAAGAATTCCTGTGAGATGTTAAGGATGATGCCGCTGGGTGTCGCTCTACCAGCAGAGATGACGCTCTGCGCTCTTATCGAGGCTATGTGCTGGCTTTGGTAGGCGTGTCCGCGCCCGCTATGTTTCCTCCGTTCACAGACCGTTGTCGAGGTCATGAGAGTTTTGTGCTCTGCACCTGCGGCACGGCTCAGTCCCCGCCGCGACGAGACAACGTCGCGCGGGCGCCAGAACGGAGATCTCGCGCCTTGCGATCGGACGGTCCGAAACTTGGGCAGCCTGCGGAAATGCGGTCTGCGGCCCACAACTCCGAGACGCGTGACAACGTGCGCGACTCCGGGACCGACACTCTCACCGAGATCGGACCCGAGCGCAGCAACCGTTCCGCGAACAGCCTCGGATCCACGGGCGGTACGGCCCCCCGCGGTATCTCCTTCTTCCGCCGCCGTAACCCCGCAAATCTGCTGCGCCTGACGGGCTGGCGTCGTTTCGCCGGTCTGCTGGTTCCCCTGGCGCTGGCCGGCTCAGCCGTTCTGGCCTCGCCGACCGCTTCGGCGGCGCCGAACCCGAGCGTCAGCAGCGTCAAGAAGAAGGTCGAGAAGCTCCGTTCGGAGGCAGACACCGCCGCCGAGGACTACGTCGAGACCCGCGAGAAGCTGAAGTCGACCAAGATCAAGCTGAAGGCCGCGAAGAAGAACGTCGGCAAGCAGGAAGATCGGGTCACGGCACTCAAGAAGCAGGTCGGGTTGCTGGCCGCCGAGAGCTACAAGCGCGGTGAGCTCTCCACGCTCAGCCTGCTGCTCTCCGACGACCCCGAGGCGCTGCTCGCCCAGTCCGGCTACCTGCCCTCGCTGGCCGAGCGTCAGAGCGGCGCCCTGAACAACCTCGCCGACGCGCAGACGGCGCTCCTGGACACGCAGAAGTCCATGGAGAAGCAGGTCAAGACCATCCAGGCCTCCCAGGTCAAGATGAAGAAGTCCAAGGAGACCGCGGAGAAGAAGCTCGCCGCGGCCGAGGCCGAGCTCAGCACCCTCGAGGCGGCCGAGCGCGCGGCGGCCGACGTCGACCCCAGCGGTGGCGCATCCTCCGGTTCCGGCTCCGTGCCCACCGGTGGTGGCGGCGGTGACTGCGCCAGCGGTATCGCTGCGGCACCGTCCTCCGCGGCGAAGGCGGCCATCCAGTTCGCCTGCAACCAGCGCGGCCTGCCCTACGTCTGGGCGGCCGACGGACCGAGCTCGTACGACTGCTCGGGCCTGACCATGAAGGCTTACGCGGCCGGTGGCGTCTCGCTGCCGCACAGCTCCCGCATGCAGGCCGGATACGGCACCTCGATCAGCAACTCCGCGCTGCAGGCCGGTGACCTGGTGTTCTTCGGCTCGCCGATCAACCACGTGGGCATCTACCTGGGCAACGGCATGATGGTGCACGCACCGCAGACCGGTGACGTGGTCAAGGTGGCCACCGTCTGGACCACCCCGACCGCCGCGGTCCGCCTCGGCTGATCACAGCTCATCGCACGGCTCGAAACCACCTGAAACGGCCCTGACCTGATGGTCAGGGCCGTTTCACGGTTTGCGGGCCGTGCGGGCCATCTCGGTGAACACCGCCAGTGCCTCCGCGTCCGACGGCACTTCCAGCACGTTCTGGGCAAGGAACTCCGCCAGGCCCGGGTACCCGGACGCCTCGGCCTCGAACTGCCGCACCGCGGCCGCGACGTCGTACTCACTGCGCCTCAGTTGCACCTCGGGCCCCAGTAGTGCCCAGTGGGCGCCCGGGGCGGCGCCGTACGGCATGCCGACACTGCCCGGATTGACGAAGCGCCGCCGGTCGGCGAGCCGGTCGAACGGCATGTGGGTGTGACCGAGCACCACCATCGACTCGTCGCAGTCGGCGAACCCCTGAACGAAGGCACCCACCGGAGAGTCGACCAGCACCATCTCGGTGTCGCTGCGGGTGGTGGCGTGACAGAACCGCACCGGTCCCAGCCCGTCCACCGTCAGCACCACCGACAGTGGCAGGTTTTCGAGCAGGTCACGGTGACGTCCGGACAGCTGTGAGGCCGTGTAGGCGCACGTGGCCCACACATCGGCGGGCATCGACCCGTCCGGGGCGCCCCCGTCCATCGCGTGCAGCAGTTCGCGCTCGCAGTTGCCGTGCACCCACACCGCCCTGTCCCCGAGCTCGGCCAGCCGGTCGAGGGTCTGCGCGGGCATCGGCCCGGTCGCCATGTCCCCGTTGAGTACGAAGACGTCGACGCCCTCCCGCTCGGCATCGGCCAGCACCGCCTCCAGCGCCGGCAGATGGCCGTGGACGTCGGCCAGAACCGCGACTCTCATGGATGTCCCCCCGTAGCTCGCGTCGAGCATCGCCGGTTCCCGGAGCCCGCGGCAAGCAGATCTGCCACCGGCGAATTCCCGGTGCCGGACGCACGTCACGGTTTCCGTGGTGGTGCTGGGTAACCTGGGCGGATGCGCCGTCTCCTCCCGATCGGCGCCTACGTCCTCCTCGTCGCCCTGACCTTCGCCCTCACCGGTGGGAACGGGACCGGCACGAAGGTCCCGGCCGGTCCCCGGAGCACGAAAACGTCCACCGCCCCTCAAGCCACCGCGGACACCGGCCCGACCGCGTCCTCCGCCGGTGCGCAGGTGACCGCCGCCTCGAGCCGCTGCCGGGTGACCGGCCCGGCCACCACCCGAACTCTCGTGGACGAGCTCGCCGCGTTGTGCGTCCGTTCGGCGCGCACCGTCGACCGGGCCTGGGGCGACAAGGAGGGCGACAAGGAGGGCGACAAGGAGGGCGACGAGTGGGGCAGCATCCGTACCCGTGTTGTCGTGGCCGGTGACATCGGTGAGCTGGCCGACCTTCTCGGCCGCGACAACACCGAGGGCCTCGCCGACACCGCGGCCGTCACCGTCGGACCGGCCGATGCCCCGGCCGATGCCGTGTTCATCAACGGCCCCGCGTTCGACGGGCTGACCGAGCTCGGCCGCCAGGTCGTGCTCACCCACGAGCTGGTGCACGTGGCCGCTCGTGCCGCCGGTGACTCAGGTGCCCCGATGTGGCTGGAGGAGGGTTATGCGGACTATGTGGCCTATCGCGACACCGGGCTGTCGGCCCGGGAGATCGCCGGGGACGCGCTGGGCGCGCCGCTGCCGCCGTCTCTTCCGGCCGAGGAGGACTTCGATGCGGCGGGTGCCGGTGCGGCCGTGGCGTACGGTCGGGCCTGGGTGGCGGTATCGGTGCTCGCCGACCGGCTGGGCAGCGATACGGCGCTGAGGCGCTTGTATGAAAAGGCCGCGCACGGTGGGACGGACGAGGCTCTGCGGGTGGCGGGATTCGCTACCCGAGCTGCTCTCGTGCGGGCGGTGAGGCAACGGATGGCGCTTGGTCGATAACAGGCTATTGCGGACCTGGCGCGAGGGGAAGAGCGCCTGGTCGCCGTCAGAGCGGTGACCAGGAAAGTCGGCCTCTTCTACGGTTCGTGATCAGGCGACCTCCCAGCCGTCGGCCAGGGGGCGCCTCCACCACCCCGGGGAGTGTTCGCATGATCACGAAAGATGGGCCGGCCGGTGATCGTGAACGTTTCGTCGGTCCTGCCCGGCACTTCTTTCGGGATCAGGCGATCCCGGGCCCCACTTCCCGGCGGGTTGGGGGATTTCGGTGCTGGGTGGGAGAGTTGGGCGGCAGATGATCGTGGAACGGGCGGGGTGGTAAGGCTGTGAGCGGACGGACGCTCGTCATCACGAATGATTTCCCTCCGCGGCCCGGCGGGATCGAGTCATTCGTGCTGGCCATGGCCAAGCGCTTCCCGCCCGGTCAGGTGGTGGTGCATACGGCGCGGCGCCAGGGCGCCGAGGAGTTCGACGGGCAGCTGGATTTTCCGGTGATCCGCGACAAGTCGCCGATCATGCTGCCGACGCCGGGCATCACCCGGCGCTCGATCGCGATCGCCCGGGAGCACGGCTGTGACCGGGTCTGGTTCGGCGCCGCGGCGCCGCTGGCCCTGATGGCGCCGAAACTGCGTGAGGCCGGCATCGAGCGGATGGTCGCGACCACTCACGGGCACGAGGTGTGGTGGGCGGTCGTGCCCTTCACCCGCGGCCTGATGCGGCGGATCGGGCGGCATGTCGACGTGCTGACCTACCTCGGTGACTACACCCGCAGCCGGATCGCACCGGCCCTCGACCCGGCCTCGCGCGCCCGCTTCCGGCAGCTGACACCGGGGGTGGACGATGTTCTGTTCAATCCTGAGGTCGACGGTTCCCAGATCCGGGCCGAACTGGGGCTGGGAGACCGCCCGGTGGTGGTGTGCGTGTCCCGGATGGTCGCCCGCAAGGGGCAGGACGTGCTGGTCGAGGCGCTGCCGCTGATCCGCGAGAAGGTCCCTGACGCTGCACTGCTGCTGGTCGGCGACGGGCCGTACCGTTCCGAGGTGGAGCGTCGGGTTACCGCGGCCCGGCTGGGCGAGCACGTGTTCGTGACCGGCCGGGTGTCCTGGGAACGGATCCCGGAGTACTTCGCCGCCGGCGACGTGTTCTGCATGCCCGCCCGTACCCGCCTGGCCGGGTTCGACCTGGAGGGCCTGGGCATCTGCTACCTCGAGGCGGCCGCGACCGGTCTGCCCGTGGTGGCGGGCGACTCCGGTGGCGCGCCCGACGCGGTGCTGGAGGGCGAGAACGGCTTCGTGGTCGACGGTACCGACGCGCGGGCCGTGGCCGAGCGCTGCGCCGAGCTCCTGCTCGACCGTGACCTGGCCGCCAAGTTCGGCCGGCGCGGCCGGGAGTGGGTCGGTGAGAAATGGCGCTGGGACGACCTCGCCGTGCAGCTGCAGCGCATGCTCGCCGGCGACCGCGTGGTGGGCTGAACTCCTCTCACGTTGTTCGTGATCGGGACAGGCCCTAGAACTCGGGGACACCTTGCATGATCACGACAGGAGGGGCACGACAGGAGGAGAAGGGCTCAGGGGGTGGCGGACGCCGGCGTAGGGGCCGGGGTGGTTTCGTCGTCGGAGATCTCCGGGTCTTCCTCCTCGGTCGCGGAGACCTGCGGGTAGCGGGCCGCGGCCAGGGAGATCACGATCAGCGCGGCCACCAGCCAGTACTGGTTGTAGAAGGCCTGCTTGTTCACCAGGTTCGCCACCAGGAGCACCATTGCGGCCCAGCGCAGGACGTTCGCGAGGTCGGGCTGCTGCCGGTGCACGCGCAGGATCGCCGAGGCCAGGGTGATGAGGACGGCCGCGCCGGTCAGGTAGAACGGCGGGGTCCAGTCGATCTCGTTGATGGCCGCGATGAACACGGTGTTCGCGAAGATCAGCGGCTGGAAGTTGATCAGCATGGTCACGGTGTCGTGGATCATGTCGCCCGGCGAGGCGATGAACCAGGGCGCCATGAACACCCCGGCCAGGCCCGCGGTGCCGATCGCTCGACGCCAGCCGAACACCGGCCAGACCGCGAGCACCGGCAGCAGCACGGCCAGGTGCTGCTTGCTGGCCAGGCCCAGCGCCAGGAAGACCATCGCGAGCACCATCTGGCGGCGGCGCACGGCCAGCGCCCAGCCGGCCAGGCAGGCCATCAGCAGCGGCTCGGTCCAGGCCTGCTCGACCTGGGTGGCGGTGCCCGGTAGCACCAGCAGCAGCCCGGCGGCCGCGGGACCGACGAGGTTGCGGATCGACATGGTGGACGAGGGTTTGCCGGTGCGGCCGAGCAGCAGCACGGCCAGGGTCCCGAGCAGCGTGACAACGACCAGGGCCCAGCGCACGTCACCGGCGAGCCAGCGGCCCGGAGCCAGGAGCAGCGCGGTGAAGGGGAGATAGGTGAACGCGTCCTGTACGCCGGGGGAGTCGGTCCAGTTCTGCGCGTACATGTTCTTGCCGTCGAGGATTCCGTCGGCGGCCTGCTGCAGGGTGACCCAGACGTCGATCTTCGGGGTCGGGTCCCAGCGGATCAGCAGGGCCGCGGCCACCACGTAGACGACGGCCGTGATCCCGAGGGCGATGTGGGCCGCCAGCGGGCTGCGCCGCACCGTCGAGATCGCGACGCCCGCGGCCAGCATCAGCGCGGCCGCCGCGAAGAGCCAGCGCACCGTCCAGCCCTGGCCGGTGGTGAGGTAGGTGTACGGCCGCATGGTCACGTGGAGCCCGGCGACCACGACGAGCGTGAGGGCCAGGGCGCCGCCCGTCCACGGCAACGGTGAGGTCTGGGCCGAGTGCTGCAGTTCGCGCAGCCAGGGCCTACCCGTGAGGAGGCGGACGGGTGAGCCGGATGGCCGGCGGGTACTCCCGGCCACCACCCAGAGGCCGAGGGCCACGGCGATCACGACGTAGACGATGACAATCCACAGTCGGTAGCGAACAACACTGTGAGTAGCCACCGCCATGCCGGTCGTCAGCAGCGCGAGGGCGAGGGCGGTGGACAGCGGAGAGCTGCGGCGCAGGCCCGGCCGGGGCTGGCGGCGCGGAGGGGAATCGGCGGCGGGTGGAACCATGCGGCCAGCTTAAGGGCCGTGGAGCAGCCTCCGCGCGGCCCTCGGAAGGGACCGGGAAACCTCGACGACCCCGGTCACCGGCTCCGAAAAGCGTGTGGTGAACGGGGTCGTCGTGGACGAGGGGCCACTGTGGTCGCCGCGGAGGCCTTACGGCGTGGTCGCCTCGCCGGGATCACAGTTCGGCATCGTCTGCCGGTTCTCGATGCAGTTCGAGGTGCCCTCGAAGGTCTTGTTGAGCAGGTTGCCGAATCCGAACACCACGGCCACGATCACGGCGGCGATGGCGGCAACCATCAGGGCGTATTCGACGGCGGAGGCGCCTCGGTCGCCGGCCGAGCGCACCATCCGGCGGGTCCGGGAAATCATCCGTGCCTCCTTTGAGTCCGGCGCGGCTGCGGACCGCACCGGTGTAGCCCCCCGTCACTACCTACACACTGACACACGCCCGGCGTGACATTCAGTCATCTCCGGAATGATCGGCTGAACACCCGATCAGTAGGGGAGTGGCCTTGATCGTGGCTTAACGGCCAGCTGAATCGACCGGGGTTCAAGGAATCCCAATATCCACCCCTGTAACACCGGACCAGGAGCCGATATCCGCTGCGAATCCGCGAAAGTGCCCGGACGCAGAAGAACCCGGAAGCCTCGAAGGGCTTTCCGGGTTCTTTCTGAACTCGCCCACATCGGTCGGCGAGGAAGATCACAGGAGGATCGGCTACCCGGCCTTGGCCGGTGTGTCGCATCCGTTGTCGGTGCTGCTGCTGGACGGCGTCACGCCGCTCGCGAACGAGTTGCACGTGTCACTGAACGTCTTCTGGACGATGGTGCCGAGACCGAAGACGACCGCGACGATCACGGCGGCGATCGCCGCGACCATCAGGCCGTACTCGACGGCCGAAGCGCCGCGGTCTTGGGCGGCGGACATCACCTGACGGAGGTTGCTGAGCATGCGGATCCCTTCCTGGGTGCTCGAGGGTTGCTCGACGGGGTGAACGAGAAGGTGCTCGGGGGATGCATTCCTCCGAAGACAGGCTCAGCGTGCCAGGTGCGTCGCGGTGTGTACCCATGGTGCGAAAGGGATCATGCAAAGAGAGAGCCCCAGTCCTCGTCCGAATGGGCGAGAACTGGGGCTGGTGTTACGAAAACCCTTGTTGAAAAAGAGAACTCGTGGGACTACCGTCGCTTGGCGTCGTCCACGAGACCGAGTCGGACAGCCGCCATGACGGCCTGCGCGCGGTTTCCCGCCCCCAGTTTCTCGTAGATGTTGGCCACGTGTGTCTTGGCGGTCGACTCGCTGATGTAGAGCCGCCGGGCGATCTGGGCGATGGCCAGGCCGTCGACCAGTAGGTCGAGCACTTCCCGTTCCCGCGGAGACAGTTTCGGCCCCGCGGGGGCACTCATCCGGCGTTGCATGGCGCCGGCCAGGTCGCGCGCGGTGAAGGCCCGTGGGTTGGCCGCCGCGTGCCGGGCGGCAGCCACGACCTCTTCGGCGGGAGCGTCCTTCCCGACGAAACCCGAGGCGCCCGCGTCCAGGGCGGCGAAAACCTGCTCGTCCCCGGCATACATGGTGAGGACGACGATGCCCATTGCCGGATTGCTCGCCCGCACCTGGGTCGTCAGCGTGATCCCGTCGCCGTCCGGCAGACGCACGTCGGTCACGAGAACGTCCGGCCGGAGCCGGTCCAGAGCACTGAGCGCGTCCGCGACCGAGGCCGCCTCGCCGACGACCTCGATGTCACCTGCCCGGTCGAAGGCCCGTCGAAGGCCTTCCCGGATCAGCTGATGGTCGTCGACGAGCACAACCCGGAGGTTCGCCGTTGCGCTGGTCAATTAGTCACCTCCTGGTCGGCCCGGGCGTGTGAGGCCGTCCGGGGCCGTCTCGTTGTCTGCCGATTGGCTTGACTGGCTGAGTTACTCGCCGGATTGATGGTCGGAATACCGTGCGGGTCGGTAAGTGCTACGCGGGTCACCGCCGGACGGGCCAGGTGCCGCGGCTCGAAGGCCGCGATCTCGGTGCCGAGCCCGACCTCGACCAGGGTGCCGTTCTCCGGCCCCGGGCCGACATGCAGATTCGCGCCGATCCGGCGGGCCCGTTCGCGCATCCCCTGGATGCCGAAACTGTCGGCCCGGCCGGGTTTCAGCCCACGACCGTCGTCGATCACGGTGATGTGGGCACGAGGTGGCTCGACGGTCACGGTGAGCCAGAGGTTCGTGGCCTGGGCGTGCCGGCGGACGTTGGTGATCGCCTCCTGGACGATCCGCAGCAGTTCCACCTCCACGGTGATCGGGAGCCGCTTGGGCGACTCGTCCATGGACAGATGGATCGCGAGGTCGGACTGGGCCGCGATGCGCTGGGCGTGCTCACTCAGCGCGGCCCCCAGCCCGACCGTGTCGTTGACGCCGTGGCGCAGGTCGAAGATGCTCATGCGCAGGTCGGCCACCATCGCCTGGAGCTGCTCGCGCACGGTCATCACCTGCTGGGCCACCTGCGGGTCGGAGTTCTGCCGGATGTCGTCCAGCGCGTAGCCGACCGAGGCCAGGTCTTGGGCGATGCCGTCGTGGATCTCGCGAGCCAGGCGCATGCGCTCGTCGGAGGTGGCCAGGCGGCGCACGTCGTCGAAGAGCATGGCCGAGGCCAGGCGCGGTCCGGACTGCTCGATCACCGTGCGACAGCTGCGCAGCGAGGCCGCGTCCAGACCGGTCGCGGTGATCACCAACACCAGGGCCACCACGCGCTCACCCATCAACACCGGCACCGCGGCGAACGACCGGCCGGACGCCTCCCGCTTCACCGGCTGGGCGCTGACCCAGGCGTCTTCGATCGCCAGCTCGGCTGCTTCCGGGGCCTCGTGCCCGGAGAGCGCCACGAACCGGCCGCCGGTCGAGCGCACCAGCACCACCGCATCGGCCTGCGGCACCACCGCGCGGATGTCTTCGGCGAGCGCCGTCGCCAGCGTGCGCGGGTCCAGCCCGAGGCTGAGTTGTCTCGCCACCACGTGAAGTTCGGAGAGCAGGCGGTGGGCGTCGGCGTAGGCGGGTTCGGTGTCGGGGGCCACGTCGGCGCGCAGCCGGCGGATCCACGCCCCCACGGCCGGCACCGCGACCAGGATGAACACCCAGGCGAGCAGCGAGTTGTTGCCGTTCAGCTCGTCGATGTCGATCTCGTTGGACGTGATGATCGTGCCGCCGAAGGCCACCACGGCGGTCGCGGCCGCGGCCAGCCCGGCGACCAGGCCGGTGCTCAGCCCGGCGATGAAGAGCGGAACCGTCAGGTAGGGCAGGAAGAGCAGACCACTGGTGCCGATGCCACCGATGATCACCGATGCCGAAAGGGTTTCCGCAAGGGCCGGGATGATCGGGGGCACGGCTCTGGGCAGGGGTAGCGACGCGAGCGCCGCCACGCAGAACAGCATCAGCGCCGGGATCACTGCCTCGCGCGGGGAGACGCCCCCTCCGTCACCGAACGAACTGCCCGCCAGGATCCCGAGGGCAACCGCGGTACTGGCGAAGATCAGAATGATTCCGGCGCGGATCACGAGAGGCACGAAGATGCTCTTCACTCGGAGTTCCAGCACGGCCACGGTGACAATCTGCCACACGAGGGATACTCATGGCTTGGGATCGTCCAATACGACCGTTAGATCCCCCAAGGTTTCGGGAATGCGACGAACCGATCTGCCGGTTCGGTCCCGGTGCCGGTGGATTTGTTCTTGATCGTCTCGCGGGTCGGCCCGGGCCCCGGTTCATCCGTTCCGGCCCGGACGCACGACAGCCGGGGGAGCGACAGCCGCCGACAGGGTGACCCTCCCGGGAGGGACGAAGTGGCTCCCTCGTCCTTTCGTGATCATGCAAAGTGTCCCCGGCGTTCACGAACGCCGGGGACACTTTGCATGATCACGAACAGGGAGTGGGGTCAGCGGTCGGACTCGGGCTCCGGTTCCCGCAGCGGCGCGAGAGCCCGCGCCAGCCGACGGGTCTCGATGGCCTGGGCGAGGAGCACCGCCGACTCCCTTACGGGTGGGTAGACGGCCGACAGGTCGCGCTGGCTGAAGGGTTCGCCCTCGTCACCACGTGCCATCACGACAATGACGCGCACATCGGGCACCGGCAGCGCGAGCAGGTGCCGCCAGGCCGCCAGGGGGGCGCCCGCCAGCTGCTGCCGCACGATGTCGGTGTCGTCGATCAGCACCGCTCGTCCGGCCGAGCCGATCTCGGTGATCAGCCAGTGCGAGTCGTTCAGTTCCAGGCGGCGCTCGGCCGGGCGCAGCCCGACACCACCACTGACCCGCCAGATCGGGCCGTCCGGCACCAGCACGGCGGCCGCGTCGGCGGAAGCCCGCTCGATCACGTCGTCGGCCAGTACCTGCGAGGTGTCACTG includes these proteins:
- a CDS encoding sensor histidine kinase, with protein sequence MWQIVTVAVLELRVKSIFVPLVIRAGIILIFASTAVALGILAGSSFGDGGGVSPREAVIPALMLFCVAALASLPLPRAVPPIIPALAETLSASVIIGGIGTSGLLFLPYLTVPLFIAGLSTGLVAGLAAAATAVVAFGGTIITSNEIDIDELNGNNSLLAWVFILVAVPAVGAWIRRLRADVAPDTEPAYADAHRLLSELHVVARQLSLGLDPRTLATALAEDIRAVVPQADAVVLVRSTGGRFVALSGHEAPEAAELAIEDAWVSAQPVKREASGRSFAAVPVLMGERVVALVLVITATGLDAASLRSCRTVIEQSGPRLASAMLFDDVRRLATSDERMRLAREIHDGIAQDLASVGYALDDIRQNSDPQVAQQVMTVREQLQAMVADLRMSIFDLRHGVNDTVGLGAALSEHAQRIAAQSDLAIHLSMDESPKRLPITVEVELLRIVQEAITNVRRHAQATNLWLTVTVEPPRAHITVIDDGRGLKPGRADSFGIQGMRERARRIGANLHVGPGPENGTLVEVGLGTEIAAFEPRHLARPAVTRVALTDPHGIPTINPASNSASQANRQTTRRPRTASHARADQEVTN